A genome region from Scleropages formosus chromosome 6, fSclFor1.1, whole genome shotgun sequence includes the following:
- the esm1 gene encoding endothelial cell-specific molecule 1, translating into MSTASALLLVTATVALALLQRNAQGWAPGAKYPASCPASCSVALCGAPRCGRTVLDDCGCCQVCAAARGEHCYRTVSGMHGVKCGAGLFCEFYKEEDDYGDEYGVCKECPYGKYGVECRQTCNCKAGGVCDRVTGRCLKFNFFAKLTNQASKVKGQPQPGSEMGSGDSTSSVSEDLLKERSPAPNRLNPR; encoded by the exons ATGAGCACCGCGTCCGCGCTTCTTCTCGTCACCGCGACCGTCGCGCTGGCGCTGCTGCAGCGGAACGCGCAGGGCTGGGCGCCCGGGGCCAAGTACCCGGCGTCGTGCCCGGCCAGCTGCAGCGTGGCCCTGTGCGGAGCTCCGCGCTGCGGGCGCACCGTGCTGGACGACTGCGGCTGCTGCCAGGTGTGCGCGGCGGCCAGGGGCGAGCACTGCTACCGCACCGTGTCCGGGATGCACGGCGTCAAGTGCGGCGCCGGCCTCTTCTGCGAGTTCTACAAGGAGGAGGACGACTACGGGGACGAGTACGGCGTGTGCAAAG AGTGTCCGTACGGAAAGTATGGGGTGGAATGTCGCCAGACCTGCAACTGCAAAGCTGGAGGAGTCTGTGACAGAGTGACAGGGAGGTGCCTGAAGTTcaacttttttgcaaaattaacAAACCAAGCCAGCAAAGTAAAAGGTCAACCCCAACCAG GCTCTGAGATGGGTTCTGGGGACAGCACCAGCAGTGTGAGCGAGGACTTGCTTAAAGAGAGGTCTCCTGCTCCAAATCGGCTCAATCCTCGCTGA